A segment of the Streptococcus chenjunshii genome:
TTGTCCGCTCTGCGGCCAAGGTCAGGTTATCGAGCGAAAAACAAAACGGAACCGTATTTTTTACGGCTGTGACCGCTATCCTGACTGCGACTTTACATCATGGGACCGGCCGATTAACAGGAAATGTCCGAAATCCGGCGACTTTCTTGTCGAGAAAAAGGTTCGCGGCGGAGGCAAGCAGGTTGTCTGCAGCAATGAAAACTGCGATTATAAAGAAGAGAAAATCAAATAATTTCAGCAAAAATTATTTTCCTGATAGGGCACTGTCTCAAGTTCAGACAATGCCTTATCAGCTTTTTTAGTTTTACTGTCCAATGAAATCAAAATTAAGAGGTGTGAGAATATTGGGGACAGAAGGGATTCGAATGTTCTATTACTGTCATTTTCAAAGATTATTTTGGGAAGTCTTAACTTTGAGAAACGGCATAATTAAGGTATAATAGTCACAGATAAAATTTAGGAGATTTAGATAGACTTTATCTAAATATTGCAGAGGTACCATCATTGTCTCAAAATTATATTAATGTTATCGGTGCTGGCTTAGCCGGCAGCGAAGCGGCTTATCAAATCGCTAAGCGAGGTGTTCCTGTTAAACTTTATGAAATGCGAGGCAGCAAAACAACACCGCAGCACAAAACTGATAACTTTGCTGAATTGGTCTGTTCGAATTCTTTTCGTGGAGACAGCCTGACTAATGCTGTAGGTTTGCTGAAAGAGGAAATGAGACGGCTGGACTCATTGATTATGCGCATCGGTGAAGCTCATCGTCTTCCCGCGGGCGGTGCAATGGCGGTTGATCGTGAATCTTATGCAGAAGCAGTTACGGCTGAAATTAAGAACAATCCTTTAATCGAAGTCACTCGGGAAGAAATCACAGAAATCCCTAAGGATGCTGTTACGGTTATTGCTACAGGTCCATTAACCAGTGATGCACTGGCTGAGAAAATTCATGAACTTAACGGCGGTGAAGGATTTTATTTCTATGATGCCGCTGCACCTATTGTTGACAAAAATTCTATTGATATGGACATTGTCTACCTGAAGTCGCGCTACGACAAAGGCGAAGCAGCTTATCTTAACTGCCCGATGACTAAAGAAGAATTTATGGCTTTTCATCAAGCCCTGATAACAGCAGAGGAAGCACCGCTCAATTCTTTTGAAAAAGAAAAGTATTTCGAGGGCTGCATGCCTATTGAGGTTATGGCTAAACGCGGCATTAAGACTTTGCTCTACGGGCCTATGAAACCGGTTGGTTTGGAATACCCAGACAATTATAAAGGGCCGCGTGATGGTGATTTTAAGGCACCTTATGCTGTAGTGCAGCTCCGTCAGGATAATGCAGCAGGCAGTCTCTATAATATGGTTGGTTTTCAGACTCACCTTAAATGGGGGGAGCAGAAACGTGTTTTCCGTATGATTCCAGGACTTGAAAGGGCAGAGTTTGTTCGTTACGGTGTCATGCACCGCAATTCTTATATGGATTCTCCCAATTTACTTAATCCGACTTTTGCAACACGCACCAATCCTCATCTCTTTTTCGCTGGTCAGATGACAGGTGTTGAAGGCTATGTTGAATCAGCTGCTTCTGGTTTGGTCGCAGGTATCAATGCTGTCCGTGTTTTCCTGCAGGAAGAACAAGTTATTTTTCCGCAGACAACAGCTATAGGTGCACTTCCGCATTACATCACGCAGACAGAGAGCAGGCATTTCCAGCCTATGAACATCAATTTTGGAATTATCAAAGAGCTTGAAGGTCCGCGGATTCGAGATAAAAAAGAGCGTTATCAGAAAATTGCTGAACGTGCCCTAAATGATTTGCAGCCCTTTTTAGATTTCTAACTAAATACTTTCATCCCACATCAATAAATGACCATTTAAAAAGCACAAGACCCTTGTTACAGGTCCTGTGCTTTTTAAAAATACATCATTGCCGTTTATCTGTGGATTTCGGCGTAACATCTTTGGGTTTCCTATGCTTTTTTGGAAACTTTTTTTTACCATGCTTAAGCGAGTTTGAGAAGGTCCGGCCGAATCTTTGAACTCTAGATTTTTGCTCATTCAAAAGGATGATACTGGCATTGATAGTAGCTTGGTCAAGATAGTACAGCTTAACCAGCGATCCAAGCTTAGCTTTTCGTTTTTTAGGATACATACTGACAACCTGATTGGGAAAAGCTTTGGCATATTTAATGTGCGGTGTAGCCGGAATCTTACTGACTGTAAAACCTTGGTTTTCTAAATGTCTCTTAGCTTCCTCTACATTTAAATGCAGCACATTATCTATCTCTCTATAAGCTTCCTGACGCTCATGGTGCCTGTCCAGTTCCTTTTCAATGATTGGCCTGGTGTTATCTACTGCCCTGTTGATAATTTCTGTTGCATCCGGCAAGACAGAAACAATTTTACTGACTCTGCTAAGTTTTTTAATCCAATTTTTCCTCTTTGCCATCTTCACTCCCCTAGAAGCAATCTTTCCTACATTATAACAAAAAGCCGGATAAAAAACGAAATTAAACCTTACATTTTTGTAAGATTAGCAGAGTTAATGTGTAAGATTTAAGCTTCCTTTTTTCGGTACAATAAGATTATAAAAAAACAAAAACAAAAAATTATAACTATTCTGCTGAATGTGACAGTTTCACGTTTTTGTCCGCACTTTACATAGGCGGTTAAAGAAAGCCGGATACGGCCTAAACGCTGTGTAAAAAAGAGACGCAGCCGTAGGAAGCGCAAGCTGACGCACGAATGCGGCTGCTCTGTGAGTATAGCCTTTCCTTGAGTCTTTGGTGACTCGATGGTCAGGTTCCTATTTTTACTTTGCATTTCACGGCCGTTGTATCTTGTTTTAAAAGGAGAAGTACTATGGGAACGGAACTTATACAACAGACAGTTGATTTTTACAGTGCTCTTGCCATTTTCCTGATTAGCACAACTCTGCTTATTGCCCTGGGAGTGTGGTACAAATCTGGAAGATAATAAGCTATAATAAAAAATAAGGAGAAAAAAATAATGCTGCTAGAAATTAATCATTTAGAAAAAGTCTTTCGGACACGTTTTTCAAAAGAAGAAACACGTGCATTGCAGGATGTTGATTTCAAAGTTGATCATGGTGAATTTATCGCGATTATGGGAGAATCGGGATCAGGCAAGACGACTCTTCTTAATATTCTTGCGACCCTCGAAAAGCCTACAAATGGCTCAGTCATCCTAAACGGGGAAAATATCACTAAAATTAAGGAAAACCAGCTGGCTGATTTTCGGTTAAAAAATTTAGGCTTTGTTTTTCAGGAGTTTAATCTCTTAGATACTTTATCGGTAAAAGATAATATTTTCCTACCGCTGGTGCTGGCCAGAAAAAACTATCAGGAAATGGAAGAACGGCTGAATCAGATCGCACCTAAATTACATATCCAGAATTTGCTTAAAAAACGGCCTTTTGAACTTTCCGGCGGTCAAAAACAGCGGGTAGCTATCGCTCGGAGTTTGATTACCGGTCCGCAAATTTTACTGGCAGATGAGCCTACAGCCGCTTTGGATTACAGAAATTCTGAGGATCTCCTTAATCTTTTCGAAGTCATCAATGCTGATGCTCAAACGATTCTTATGGTAACGCATTCGGCTAATGCGGCCAGCCATGCTAAACGGGTACTTTTTATCAAAGACGGCCGTATTTTCCATCAGATCTATCGAGGCCATAAAAGCAATCAAGAATTCAATAAAGATATTTCTCTTGCCATGAGTGCCCTTTTGGGAGGTGAATAAAGATGTTTTATATCAAACTAGCTCTCAATAACCTCAAGCAATCGTTTAAGCAATTCGCTCCTTTCTTTTTAGTCAGTATCACAACCTTTGTTTTCAGCAATATCACGCTTTTAATCCTAGTCAGTCCAACAGCTGAATCAATGGGATCGGGCGCCTTTGCTCTGGTGCTTGCTTATGTTGTTCTTGCCATTTTTTCTGCTATTTTATGTTTATACAGCTATAATTTTTTACTCAAGCAGCGCTATCAGGAATTTGGACTTTATAACATTCTAGGGATGAATAAAAGGCAGATTACCTGGCTGTCAACGCTGGAACTCACCGTCATTTTCTTTTTAACCGTTGTTTTAGGCTCTCTTTTGAGCGCTGTTTTATCAAACGTTTCTTATCTGGTATTCGTTAATCTGATCCAATATGATAATCTTAATTTTTCCATAACACCTGTAGCTTTTATCATCAATATCTTTTTATTTGTGGCTATCTTTCTGTTTTTAGAATTTGTTAATGTCATAAGAATCCGCAGAACCTCAGGTCTTAATTTATTCAGCAATCAAAACCAAGGGGAACGCGAACCAAGAGGCAATATTTTTCTCGCGATTATCGGTCTTGCCGCAATCGGCTACGGTTACTATTTATCTGTTACTTCCGGGAATTTGAGTGCTTTAGCAGGGATTGTCCGTTTCTTTCAGGCTATTATAGCCGTTATTATCGGAACCTATCTCTTTTATATCAGTTTTATTACTTGGTATCTTAAATTTCGGCGTAAGAATAAAAATTATTTTTACAAGCCTGAGCATTTTGTCAACACGTCGCAAATGATTTTTCGTATGAAGCAGAATGCAGTAGGACTTGCTAATATCACCTTGTTGGCTATTATGGCCTTTGTAACCATTTTTTCAACTGTTGCTCTGTACGCCAATAACGAAAATTTGGTCAAAATGCAGTACCCTAAAAATTCTTTGGTTGAGATCCATACAGTCAGCAACCGTCAGGAAGCACAAACGATTATGAATGAAGAGGTTCTGCCGCCTCTAAAAGAAGAGAATAGCAGTTTCGATAAAACTTTTCATCAGTATCTTATGACAAGCTTTACAATCCCTTATGACAGAAGCAAAGACACAGTCAGTGTCAACCAAGAATTCCTTTCCCAAGCAATAACACCGGGTGGACTGAATAATGTAGGAGATTTGATGGTTATAACCCAAGATGATTTCCGGGCATTAGGAAATGACCTGCCTGATTTATCAGAGCAGCAGGTTGCCTTTTATGATTATAATCAGCAAAATCCCTATCTTTTTAAAACACTCGATTGGTTTGGCAGCAGCTATGATAATAGCTACCAAATCAAGGAGATGAAAAATATGCAGGAAGTGAGCAGTGCGATTCCTGCAGGAGTTCTAGTCGTTGCTGATGATAATCAGCTGGAAGAAATGCGGACAATCTATAATCAATTCACTTCCTATCCTTCGACCTATGATTATATAGCTATGACTGAATTAAATGAAAAAGAGCAGCGTATTCTGGCAGAAAAAGCTAAAGAAAACGGCGGTGTACTGGCTATTTATGAAGAAGAGGGAGAAGAAGATGCAGCAGCAGCTGTCTTTTCAGTAGATTCTGACCTGCGAAACGAAGTCATGAAAATGACTGGCGGTTTTCTTTTCACGGGTTTCCTGCTTGGAATTGCTTTCTTACTAGGTGCAGCTTTGATTATCTATTATAAACAGCTCTCTGAAGGCACACAGGATAAACAGGCTTATAAGATTTTGCAAGAAGTAGGGATGAGTTTAAAACAGGTTAAAAGAACAATCAATTCACAGATCCTTTTAGTCTTCTTCCTGCCGTTAATCATTTCTATCATACACTTCATCTTTGCTTTGCCTATTCTTAAGAAACTGCTTTTGCTTTTTGGAGTTCAGGGAGATCAGTTTATTTATACAGTCAGCGTTCTGACAATTGTGAGCATTCTCCTTATCTATTTTCTTATTTACCGGCTTACAAGCCGAACCTATTACAAAATTATTGAAAGATAGACAAAGCACAGCCTTTGTATCTTAATGGAACTGAACACGGCCTAAAGCTGCGGGAAAAAGAGACGCAATCGTAGGAAGCCTCAGGTTGACATACGAGTGTGGATGTTCTGTGAGAATAAACCATCTAAGGTCTAGCGACCTAACGCCGATTTCCTATTTTCCCATTGCGTTCTTTACAGCCTTTGTATCTTGATAAAAAAGGAGGTGGTAGCCAGACAGATAAATATAATACTCTTTTGTTTTTCTAAAGATAAGACTTCAAGAAATAGGACGTGTTATCAAGCTTTGGCTTTTGTCCTATTTCTTTTTTTGATACAATAAAGTTATGAATACACAGGAGAAAATCTATATTATTGAAGATGATCAAACGATAGTTCATCTGCTAAAAAATCACCTTTCTCAAAATTACCATGTTTTTAGTGTCACTAATTTTCGAGCTATCAAGCAGGAAGTTGAGGAGATCAAACCAGATCTTATCCTCATGGATATCACACTGCCTTATTTTAATGGCTTTTACTGGACAACAGAAATCCGGAAAAGCATGACCATGCCCATCATCTTCATTTCTTCCAGCGACGACGAAATGGATACTGTTATGGCTCTGGATATGGGAGGAGATGATTTCATTGCCAAACCTTTTTCTTTAACCATATTGGATGCTAAAATCGCTGCTTTTCTGCGTCGTGCTCAGCAGTTTACAAAAGACAGTGACTACCATTTGGATGGTTTTACACTTAACCGCGATGGCGTTTTATCAAATGGCAAAGAACAAATTACCCTGTCACCGACAGAAAATAAGATTTTAGCCATTCTCTTTGCACACTGTGAACAAGTTGTGTCCAAGGACGAGTTGCTTGAAAAGCTTTGGGAAAATGAAAATTTTATTGACCAAAATACCTTAAGTGTTAACATGACACGCTTAAGAAAAAAAATTCAGCCTCTCGGTTTTAATCGCATTCATACCGTAAGAGGAGTAGGGTACTTACTTAAATGATTTGGAAATTTTTAAATGAATACCGTGTCTGGTATAGTTTGTATGTGATAATGTCAGCTTTTTATTTTCTGATGTTCTATTTGTACCGTCTTCCCTTATCCTATTTTGCAAACAGCTTAGTTTTAAATCTGACTTTTCTTATTTTAATCACTATCTGGCAGTACATCCGATTCAGACGGAAGTTATTAATTTTACATAATTTTGTTTATGTAGAAGAGCTAAGATCCTTAACTGCACCTTCAGAAAAAAGTTATCAAGAGTTGATTACTAAGTTGAAAGATAAAGAAGGAGAAGAACTGCTTGCAGCCAAAACAAAAACAGAAGAACTGCAGAATCTCATCAAAATGTGGTCCCATCAAATGAAAGTTCCTTTATCAGCTCTGTCACTGATGGCACAGACCAATAAACTTGAAGGAAATAAGGTGGAACAGCAGCTGATTAGACTGCAAAACTATCTAGACAATCTGCTGACATATATGAAATTTAGTCAAAACAAAGACGATTTTCGTTTCGAAGACCTTTCCGTGTCGTCCTTGATGCGGCAGCTTATTAAAAAATACCGTGTGAGTTTTCTGGCTAAAGATTTATCTGTAACTATTCAAGGAGAGTGGCAGTTGAAGACAGACAGGAAATGGCTGAGTTTTGCTCTCTCGCAAGTATTGGACAATGCTATTAAATATTCCAAAAATAATGGCACCATCGCTATTAATATCGAAGATAAACGTATAACGCTGTCAGATCAAGGTATCGGAATACTGGATGAGGATCTGCCGCGAATTTTTGAGGAAGGCTTTACCGGATACAACGGGCACCAGCATCAAAAAGCGACAGGTTTGGGACTTTACATGACCAAGCAGGTTTTAGAAAACTTAAACCTCGCTATAAAAATTAACAGCCAAGTTGACAAAGGAACAGATGTCATTATTTTTAAAAAATAAAAGTATAGTCGCTAATGAGGCAAGGACAAAAGTCCTGCCTCATTTTGCTTTTTTAATCAGATGAGTTTGGCCAAGTGGTTGACTGGAAGTTCTCATCCCTTGTTGTACATCGATTTTTGCCCCACTCTCTTCTCTAGTTTGGTTCCTAACGGCTGCAAAAAGGATGGATTTTTTTATGAAAAAAATATATAATAGTGTTAGTTAATAAACTAACAAAAATACGACTAATGTGGAGGGATTAGGTCTATGGGCTATTTCGATTATTCACGAGAGTCAACATCAGATATTGCCTTTATCGATATGAAATCCTTCTATGCCAGTGTAGAATGTGTGGCGCGCGGCCTGCACCCTTTAAAAACATCACTGTGTGTCATGAGCAGAGCTGAGAATGCCAGCGGCTTGATCTTATCTTCGTCGCCTATGTTTAAAAAAGTATTTGGCAAATCAAATGTCAGCAGAGCTTATGATTTGCCGTTTGACGTTCACACACGGCGATTTTCTTACTATAATGCCAAGCGGCAAGGTCTTCCAGTAACACCGGAATTTGTTAAATATATCGAAGCTTGGGCGAAAGCAACTTTTATTGTGCCGCCGCGGATGGATACTTATATCGAAAAGAATATTGAAATTCAGCATATTTTTCAAAATTATGCAAGCATTGAAGATATTTTACCTTACTCTATCGATGAAGGCTTTATTGATTTGACATCATCTCTGAACTATTTTGTTCCTGATAAAAATATCAGCAGAAAGGAAAAGTTAGAGACAGTCTCTGCTAACATTCAGAGGGATATTTGGCGAAAAACAGGCATTTATTCAACAGTTGGCATGTCGAATGCTAATCCTTTGTTGGCCAAGCTGGCTCTTGATAATGAGGCCAAAAAACGCAAAACCATGCGTTCAAATTGGTCATACGGTGATGTTGAGAGCAAGGTCTGGGCTATTCCTAGGATGACTGATTTTTGGGGCATTGGCAGGCGTATGGAAAAACGTCTGAATAAACTGGGTATTTTTTCTATCAAAGAACTGGCTAATTTTAACCCTGATATTTTGAAGAAAGAACTTGGTATTATAGGTGTTGATCTCTTTTTTCACGCCAATGGTATTGATGAAAGCAATGTTCATCAGCCTTACAAAGCGAAATCCAGAAGCTTAGGCAACTCACAGGTACTGCCAAGAGATTATTGCAAGCAGGCTGATATTGAGTTGGTTTTTAAGGAAATGGCAGAACAGGTAGCCATTCGCCTGCGAAAAGCACATAAAAAAGCAAGTAATGTATCCATTTATGTTGGCTTTTCAAAAACAGAACATAAAAAACATATTCAGGCGCAGATGAAAATTGAGCCAAGCAATAGCACCAAACAATTAATGGATTATGTCCTGACAATCTTTCGTAAGAAATACAGGTCAGGAGCTGTCAGGCATATCAGTGTCACCTATTCCGGTTTGGTTGATGACTCTTACGGCCTGATTTCCCTTTTTGATGATGCTGAAAAAATTGAAAAAGAAGAAAGGCTCCAGTCGGCGATTGATGGCATTAGGGATCGATTTGGCTTTACCATGATCCAAAAAGCCAATGCCCTGCAAGAAGCTTCACGCAGTTTAGAGCGCAGCCGCTTAGTGGGAGGGCACTCTGCTGGAGGATTGGACGGATTAACATGATTGACCGCAGTTATTTGCCTTTTCAGTCCGCACGGGAACATCAAGACCGAGGGATAGAAAAGTGGACAGGTTTTTTCTTATCAGAGCATACAAGTTCATTAATCAAAGATAAAAGAAAGAAGACACTCTCAAGTAATTTAGAGGATACTGAAAAACAAACCTTAATCGGACAGCTGTATACCAATAGGTTGACTGGTATTTTTACGGTGAACGACAAACAGAGCTGCAGAACCTTAACCGGTCAAGTTACAGAAGTCAGCTCACATTTTGTGACGATCAAAAATAACCGTCGTCATTATACGGTTCGATATCAGGATATTTTAGCCGTAAACCTTTGGAAATCGCAGTGAATGAAGTCAAATACAAGCCAGTACAGACTTCTTATCAGGCAAGGAGAAGGAGCAGCGGCAATCAAAAATGGCAGTCCCCATTATAAGGTACTGCCGTTTTTGATTATAACTTATCCAGAGCGTTTTTCTGCTCATCATTAACAATATGTGTATAAAGATCTGTAACTTGAGTGCTGGCATGCCCCAGCTGATGGCTGACCAAAACTTGGGACTTAGTAGCATCATACAAGCGGGTTGCAAGTGTGTGCCGCAGTTTGTGCGGAGTTACCCGGACTTTAAAATCTTCTGAGTACTTAGCAACCATCTTTTCGATACTGGAAGCATCAATGCGGTTGGGGACACCGCGGTATTCCGTCAAAAAGAGAGCAGTATCCTGTTTTTCAGCCTTATAACGCGGCTGACGAACAGCTAAATACTGTTCTAAATAGGGTTTAGCAAAAGCAGCTACATTGACAGAATCACGTTTGCCGCCCTTGCGGGTAATCTCAATAACCATCATTTTTATATTGAGGTCTTTTAAATCTAAATTGACAGCCTCAGACAGCCGAACACCAGATGCTAAAAGCAGAGCGATAATCGCTAAATCGCGTTCTTTATTTTTTCGGAAAGATGATTTCGCACGATTGGACAGCTTATTTTCATATTCACAGTCAATATACTCAAGAAAGGCGGCTGTTTCATCCCCTAAAAAGAGCTTTTGTTTAATATTTTCAGCACGGGCAGCCAGAGTTTCCTTTTTCTTTTTGGTTGCCACTTTTTTCATAACATTTCGATAGAAGTAGGGTTCACCGTTTTTGTCTTCGACCTCTTCTGTCAAATATTTAAAGAGACTGGAAAGTGCAGATAAGGTACGGTTGACCGTTGTCTGTGATACCCCCTGTTTCGTTGAGTAAGTGTTTAAAGAGGGCCGTTCGCGCAGATAAAGAACAAACGCTTCCATATCCTTTTTCGACAAATGTTCCAAAACAGCCAAATCAATATCAGCAATCTTGACAGCATCTGAAATGCCAGATTCAATAACCCAGTCTAAAAATCTTTTATACTCCTTGAGATATTCATACAAGGTTGTAAAACTGTAAGGCACAGTGAGTTTTGATTGGTAATAATCCAAAATATACCAGGGCATCACCGTCTTAAGTTCCTCAATTTTTTCCAAAAGCACTTCCCGTTTCATATTTTTAAATACTCCTTAGCAATCATAAGTCTATCTATAATGAGAGTATAACATAAGTAAGAATGTATTTCAAGAAAATTACAGTTTTTCGGAAAGACATTAGAGAGAATCCGCGAGAGAAATGATGAGTGGCTGACGTCTGGAGGCTGCTTTTTCAAGCAACTTCCCCTAGACAAACCAACAACGAAATCGAAGATTTCGGACTTGCTGCCGTTTCCTTTTGCGTTTTTTAGCAGCTTAGCCCTTATAGCTTAAAGCGAAAAAATAAGAAGACTGTTAAAATCAGTCTTCTTTGCTTGCTTATTGATTCTATTTTTAATAAAGGGTCTGGCACATAATAAATCCTGGTCCTGTTTGCTTTGCGAAGATTGGGCGGATTTGTGAGACCCCATATTTTCAATTTCATGCACTTCTTTTATTATTTTACATAATTTTTATTACGTAAAATGATCTCACAAATAATACAGCAGTTCATAGCAGATGAGAACACTAATAATGCTGAACAAGGAACCAATTAAATAATACTCAGCAAAAGCTTGGTTCTTAGAAATTTTGTCATAGCGGGCGATGGATTTGGCTGTAAAAACAAGACCGATTGAGGCATACTGGCCGCTGATAAGGAAAAGGGCCATAATTAGTCTTTCCAGCAATCCGATAAGGGCCCCTGCTCCTGTTATGGTAGCGTCGTCCTCATCTTGAACTTGGTATTTGCTGAAAAAAAGTTTAAAGACAATATTGATGGGTTTTGTTATTAAAACAAGCAAAAAAATGAGGCATAGAATATCAGCCGCCGCGAAAAGCCAAGATGGTCTATTGATATAGGGTTCAGCTAAAAGATAAGCGGCAAAGATAAAAACATAATGAAGCAACTGATCAATAATAAAAACTTGCCGGTCCCATTTTTTACCAGCTAATTTAGGATTAAGGTAAAATTTGCCGCTGTCGATGATACAATGGCTCACTAAAACAGCCAGTAAAAAATGCCAAGCTGATGGAACCAGAGAAATACAGATAAATAGAGGGATAGATACAATGAATAGGTGTTTTAAGAGTGTAGGCCGATCACTCGCTTTTTTCTCCGCCATTTTCTGACTTTGCCATTGAAAATCAGCTAGAAAATGAGCAATTAAAGCTAAAAGCAAAAGAGGGTTGCTGTGCAAGTAGGCCGAAAAAGATAAATTTCCAAGCATGTCTGTCATTCTCCTTCTTTGGGGTGGATACTGCTTAGCATCATATCTGCAGCCGCGTTGCGGCTCCGCAGATAGTGTTTCAAACCGCTGGCTTTAAGGCGTTTAGTAAAGCCGCTGGGCTTAATTCCTAAGGTTTCTGCTATTTTTTGATGCTCAAACTGTTCCTGATAAATATCTTCTGCTAACAAAGCTTGTAAAACCGCCGTTTGGTTGGCTGTCCACTTAGATTTTATAAAATCTCCAGCTGAGAGCAGGCTATTAACCGTGTTTTGAATCAGCTGATTGTCACAATGCAAAGCAATGTGACTTGTTCCATAGTCGTTCTTATCATGAATACTGTCGATTGCTGCCCGTGCTAACCAAAATGCGGGGCCGTCCGAACCAATACTTTGCACTTGATTGATGGCTGTCGACATTTTACCCACCCCTATCCCGAAGCGAACTTCAATAGGATGTAAAGCGATGGCTATCTCATCAATTAAGTGAAAAATATTATTATTAGGTATTAGTAAAGCTTGAAATTCATCACCAGTTGTTACTGTAAAGGGTGAAGCGACAATGGTTTTATATTTTTGGTTAACCTCCTCCATCAGAGACAGCAATTGCTCTTGAACTTGGCTTCTTCTTTCCAGTTTTTTGGAATTAATCAAGTCACCTATAATCGCTATATAAATCATAGTTCTCTCCTTTTTGTCCATTATAACAGACAAAAAGAAAAATGTCTATCTAAACAGACATTTTTGAAATGATCTTTTCCTCATACTGCGGATAAACGACCGCTGCTTCTTCCAGCCAGTGAGTGTAAATGTAATTCTGCTATTAACATAAACGACATAAAGTAAGGTCGCCGCTAAGGATAAAAGTGACGAAAGAAAAGCCGTTTTTGCCAGTGGAGTGTACTGATAAGTCGCTGTGATTTCATGCATCCCTGGCGGAAGCTGAATCATGGCTGAACCGCTGATTGGATTTAGAGATACTGGGATGGTTTTACCATCAAGTGAAATCACCTGCCCTTTATAATGGAAAAGGGGTAAATCAACATTTTGAGTTTCTGCTGCTGGATTATCTATAGTGAAATAACTGTAAGTATTTGTAAATTTCGCCTTGCTTTCCAGCTGCTCAGCAGAACCACTGATAAAAACGCGATGATGAACCTTGCTGTCCATATCGTAAATTTCTCTTTCCCTGTTTTCAGAATGATTAGCATAATCCATCATCATGACCGAATTAGTTAATTTCTTCAAGTTATTACGGCTGGAAAGTTCCCCAACAGGATTTGCGGGATAACGATTAGCTCCGTCAAAAGTTTTGTAACAGGCATTATTGTGAATAAACATCAAAAATATCAGCAAAATAAGATAAGCACGATGATTTTTAAAGTGGCTTTGTCCCAGAAACTTTGTGATTAAAAACAGAGCGAGTAATGTGATATAAGCATTGAGCCGCCACATAAACTGAATGGTCTCCCCTAAAACAGGAAAAGAATTGCCTAAGGGCGTTTCCAGAATAATTAAAGCAAGGGTAAGAGTCAGTATATAGTAATCCTCTCGTTGGAATTTTTTGACAAAAACGAGAAGCAAAAACAAACTTAATAAGACAGCTAACCCAAAGGTATGCTGATAAAGGTTGTTGGAAAGAGCAAAGGAAATAATCTCTTTTAGCGGCTTCACATCAAAATGTTCAAAAAGTTTGCCGGGAACGTTCAAATGCTGGTAACTCAGCTGTTCAAGCATTGGAAAAAACTGAAAACTCCCCATAGCCAGAGCGGCCAGTCCTGCC
Coding sequences within it:
- the trmFO gene encoding methylenetetrahydrofolate--tRNA-(uracil(54)-C(5))-methyltransferase (FADH(2)-oxidizing) TrmFO, with product MSQNYINVIGAGLAGSEAAYQIAKRGVPVKLYEMRGSKTTPQHKTDNFAELVCSNSFRGDSLTNAVGLLKEEMRRLDSLIMRIGEAHRLPAGGAMAVDRESYAEAVTAEIKNNPLIEVTREEITEIPKDAVTVIATGPLTSDALAEKIHELNGGEGFYFYDAAAPIVDKNSIDMDIVYLKSRYDKGEAAYLNCPMTKEEFMAFHQALITAEEAPLNSFEKEKYFEGCMPIEVMAKRGIKTLLYGPMKPVGLEYPDNYKGPRDGDFKAPYAVVQLRQDNAAGSLYNMVGFQTHLKWGEQKRVFRMIPGLERAEFVRYGVMHRNSYMDSPNLLNPTFATRTNPHLFFAGQMTGVEGYVESAASGLVAGINAVRVFLQEEQVIFPQTTAIGALPHYITQTESRHFQPMNINFGIIKELEGPRIRDKKERYQKIAERALNDLQPFLDF
- a CDS encoding PASTA domain-containing protein; translation: MAKRKNWIKKLSRVSKIVSVLPDATEIINRAVDNTRPIIEKELDRHHERQEAYREIDNVLHLNVEEAKRHLENQGFTVSKIPATPHIKYAKAFPNQVVSMYPKKRKAKLGSLVKLYYLDQATINASIILLNEQKSRVQRFGRTFSNSLKHGKKKFPKKHRKPKDVTPKSTDKRQ
- a CDS encoding ABC transporter ATP-binding protein — its product is MLLEINHLEKVFRTRFSKEETRALQDVDFKVDHGEFIAIMGESGSGKTTLLNILATLEKPTNGSVILNGENITKIKENQLADFRLKNLGFVFQEFNLLDTLSVKDNIFLPLVLARKNYQEMEERLNQIAPKLHIQNLLKKRPFELSGGQKQRVAIARSLITGPQILLADEPTAALDYRNSEDLLNLFEVINADAQTILMVTHSANAASHAKRVLFIKDGRIFHQIYRGHKSNQEFNKDISLAMSALLGGE
- a CDS encoding ABC transporter permease; this translates as MFYIKLALNNLKQSFKQFAPFFLVSITTFVFSNITLLILVSPTAESMGSGAFALVLAYVVLAIFSAILCLYSYNFLLKQRYQEFGLYNILGMNKRQITWLSTLELTVIFFLTVVLGSLLSAVLSNVSYLVFVNLIQYDNLNFSITPVAFIINIFLFVAIFLFLEFVNVIRIRRTSGLNLFSNQNQGEREPRGNIFLAIIGLAAIGYGYYLSVTSGNLSALAGIVRFFQAIIAVIIGTYLFYISFITWYLKFRRKNKNYFYKPEHFVNTSQMIFRMKQNAVGLANITLLAIMAFVTIFSTVALYANNENLVKMQYPKNSLVEIHTVSNRQEAQTIMNEEVLPPLKEENSSFDKTFHQYLMTSFTIPYDRSKDTVSVNQEFLSQAITPGGLNNVGDLMVITQDDFRALGNDLPDLSEQQVAFYDYNQQNPYLFKTLDWFGSSYDNSYQIKEMKNMQEVSSAIPAGVLVVADDNQLEEMRTIYNQFTSYPSTYDYIAMTELNEKEQRILAEKAKENGGVLAIYEEEGEEDAAAAVFSVDSDLRNEVMKMTGGFLFTGFLLGIAFLLGAALIIYYKQLSEGTQDKQAYKILQEVGMSLKQVKRTINSQILLVFFLPLIISIIHFIFALPILKKLLLLFGVQGDQFIYTVSVLTIVSILLIYFLIYRLTSRTYYKIIER
- a CDS encoding response regulator transcription factor, with amino-acid sequence MNTQEKIYIIEDDQTIVHLLKNHLSQNYHVFSVTNFRAIKQEVEEIKPDLILMDITLPYFNGFYWTTEIRKSMTMPIIFISSSDDEMDTVMALDMGGDDFIAKPFSLTILDAKIAAFLRRAQQFTKDSDYHLDGFTLNRDGVLSNGKEQITLSPTENKILAILFAHCEQVVSKDELLEKLWENENFIDQNTLSVNMTRLRKKIQPLGFNRIHTVRGVGYLLK